A single Thermosynechococcus vestitus BP-1 DNA region contains:
- a CDS encoding chlorophyll a/b-binding protein has product MSEPTPDDLTPQFGWSRYAERMNGRFAMIGFIALLLLEWVSGEDFFTWVGLR; this is encoded by the coding sequence ATGAGTGAACCGACACCCGATGATTTGACCCCCCAATTTGGTTGGTCGCGCTATGCAGAGCGGATGAATGGTCGCTTTGCGATGATTGGCTTTATTGCCCTGCTCCTGCTGGAGTGGGTGAGTGGCGAAGATTTCTTTACGTGGGTGGGCCTGCGATAG
- a CDS encoding ABC transporter ATP-binding protein, with amino-acid sequence MTATLRLEGVTRRFAPGVGIGPLSLTVPAGEFWVIVGPSGCGKSTLLRLIAGLEQPTSGDIYIGKTCVNGLSGRDRDVAMVFQNYALYPHMTVAENLGFGLKMRGVDPTARQQRVLQVAKLLGIESLLQRKPRQLSGGQQQRVALGRALARSPQVFLLDEPLSNLDAQLREQTRAELKQLHRQLGITTLYVTHDQVEAMTLGDRIVVLDRGQIQQIGTPADLYERPANTMVARFLGTPPMNLLPARWHSSRLWIGQQPLPCPDTPSWPLNSEQTLTVGIRPEHLHLGEQGLGAIATLVEPLGREAIVRCRLLESPQDLLWLAPSHQIPQIGDPLQLQVSHLYLFDATTGAALNSKPS; translated from the coding sequence GTGACGGCAACACTGCGCCTCGAGGGAGTTACGCGACGATTTGCGCCGGGAGTAGGGATTGGTCCCCTATCTTTAACCGTACCCGCAGGGGAGTTTTGGGTAATTGTTGGGCCGTCTGGTTGTGGTAAATCCACCCTATTGCGGCTCATTGCCGGCTTGGAGCAGCCCACTAGCGGCGACATTTATATTGGCAAAACCTGTGTCAACGGCCTCAGTGGGCGCGATCGCGATGTGGCCATGGTCTTTCAGAACTATGCCCTCTATCCCCACATGACGGTGGCCGAAAACCTTGGTTTTGGTCTGAAAATGCGCGGTGTTGATCCGACAGCACGGCAGCAGCGGGTACTGCAAGTGGCTAAGCTACTGGGGATTGAGTCCCTGTTGCAGCGCAAACCACGTCAACTGTCTGGTGGTCAGCAGCAGCGGGTGGCCCTGGGACGAGCCTTGGCGCGATCGCCCCAAGTGTTTTTGCTCGATGAACCCCTCTCCAACCTCGATGCACAACTGCGGGAGCAAACCCGTGCTGAACTGAAACAATTACATCGCCAACTCGGCATTACCACCCTCTACGTCACCCACGATCAGGTGGAAGCCATGACGCTTGGCGATCGCATTGTGGTGCTGGATCGCGGCCAAATTCAGCAAATTGGCACCCCTGCGGATCTCTATGAGAGACCGGCTAATACAATGGTGGCGCGATTTTTGGGCACCCCACCGATGAATTTACTGCCCGCTCGCTGGCATAGCAGTCGCCTTTGGATAGGACAGCAGCCCTTGCCCTGTCCTGATACCCCCTCCTGGCCGCTCAACAGTGAACAGACCCTCACCGTCGGCATTCGCCCAGAACATTTGCACCTCGGCGAGCAGGGTTTAGGAGCGATCGCCACCCTCGTTGAACCCCTAGGCCGCGAAGCCATTGTCCGCTGTCGACTCCTGGAGAGTCCCCAAGACCTGCTGTGGCTGGCCCCTAGTCACCAAATCCCTCAAATTGGTGACCCTCTCCAGCTGCAGGTCAGCCATCTTTATCTGTTTGATGCCACAACCGGGGCGGCCCTCAATTCTAAGCCTTCCTGA
- the sds gene encoding solanesyl diphosphate synthase encodes MTSVTSLFSPVEADLCVLTENLKALIGAQHAVLSAAAEHLFAASGKRIRPAIVFLVSRATLPDQGITPRHCRLAEITEMIHTASLFHDDVVDQAQLRRGVPTVNSVFGNRVAIQAGDFLFAQASWYLADLDNLQVVKLLSQVIKDFAEGEIRQGFNRFDTSITLDDYLLKTYYKTASLIANSAKAAAVLSEAPPETIEAMYTYGKNLGLAFQIVDDILDFTRSTAELGKPAGSDLRDGNLTAPVLFALPKAPYLHTLIEREFSEEGDLETALNLVRQSGAIEDARNLAKEYAQAALPALEVLPPSEPRQALSQLTDYVLERLY; translated from the coding sequence ATGACTTCGGTAACCTCTCTTTTTTCACCTGTCGAAGCGGATCTCTGCGTACTCACGGAGAACCTGAAGGCACTCATTGGAGCTCAACACGCCGTACTCTCTGCTGCCGCCGAACATCTTTTTGCCGCCAGTGGCAAACGCATCCGACCCGCCATTGTCTTTTTGGTGTCGCGAGCCACGCTCCCGGATCAGGGGATTACCCCCCGGCACTGCCGCTTGGCAGAAATTACGGAAATGATTCATACTGCCAGTCTCTTTCACGATGATGTAGTGGATCAAGCGCAACTGCGGCGCGGTGTGCCCACAGTCAACAGCGTCTTTGGCAATCGGGTGGCCATTCAAGCGGGAGACTTTCTCTTCGCCCAAGCCTCTTGGTACTTAGCGGATTTGGATAACCTGCAAGTGGTGAAGCTCCTCTCCCAAGTCATCAAGGACTTCGCTGAAGGGGAAATTCGCCAAGGCTTTAACCGCTTTGACACCAGCATTACCCTAGATGACTATCTGCTGAAAACCTACTACAAGACGGCCTCCCTCATTGCCAACAGTGCCAAGGCCGCTGCGGTTCTCAGTGAAGCGCCGCCAGAAACCATCGAAGCCATGTACACCTACGGCAAAAATTTGGGCTTGGCCTTTCAAATTGTGGATGACATCCTCGACTTCACCCGCTCAACGGCAGAACTAGGGAAACCTGCGGGCTCGGATCTGCGGGATGGCAACCTAACGGCGCCTGTCCTTTTTGCCCTACCCAAAGCCCCCTACCTACACACCCTCATCGAGCGCGAGTTTAGTGAAGAAGGTGATCTGGAAACCGCCCTCAACCTAGTGCGCCAAAGTGGGGCCATTGAAGACGCTCGTAATTTAGCCAAGGAATATGCCCAAGCGGCTCTACCGGCGCTTGAAGTACTGCCGCCATCAGAACCCCGTCAGGCCCTTAGCCAGTTGACGGATTATGTCCTTGAACGGCTCTACTAA
- a CDS encoding LCP family protein has translation MARGVKQRKPVSSTAGGRGSQRAYQKSRGQRSRPSPWRTLGWIAAFSGVSLVSAFAGMTVVLMSPFQGTSPRRDLSWLEMMTRGFQYGMSRPVNLLVLGVDNVLDAPKGSSARFRGRTDTMLLTRFNPENGTITVLSIPRDTRVEIPGYGTSKINAANVYGDVELTVQVVSQTLNYTPIDRYIRINTDAFRELVDLVGGVEVNVPKRMVYTDHTQKLYIDLQPGLQTLNGEQAEGFVRFRYDELGDIGRAQRQQLLIKALQEKLANPVMLTQLPKLYSVLQKYVDTDLTFAELMAIAQFSLRIQPDNLHLILLPGHFSGDGYGTSYWLPDYDRIDRVVAEHFSDRPSKLVDQRGSETGTLRIALQNASGSSGAAQDMADFLARHGYTNVLISEDWYQQTSETEIVAQQGDLGAAQVIRSVLGMGRVSANSTGVLSSDITIRIGRDWAAVLH, from the coding sequence GTGGCACGAGGCGTTAAACAACGGAAACCGGTGAGTTCTACTGCAGGTGGTCGGGGAAGTCAAAGAGCGTATCAAAAAAGCAGGGGCCAGCGATCGCGCCCTTCGCCGTGGCGTACCCTAGGTTGGATTGCTGCCTTTAGTGGCGTGTCCCTAGTGTCCGCCTTTGCAGGCATGACGGTTGTTTTGATGTCACCCTTTCAGGGGACCAGCCCTCGTCGGGATCTCTCTTGGCTGGAAATGATGACACGGGGGTTCCAGTATGGCATGAGTCGGCCAGTGAACCTCTTGGTGCTGGGGGTGGATAACGTCTTGGATGCCCCCAAAGGCTCCTCGGCACGGTTCCGTGGTCGCACTGACACGATGCTGCTGACGCGGTTTAACCCTGAAAATGGCACGATTACGGTCTTGAGTATTCCCCGTGATACCCGTGTGGAAATACCCGGCTATGGTACCAGCAAAATTAATGCCGCCAATGTCTATGGGGATGTGGAACTAACGGTGCAAGTGGTGAGTCAAACCCTCAACTATACTCCCATTGATCGCTACATTCGCATCAATACAGATGCATTTCGAGAACTGGTAGATCTGGTGGGTGGTGTCGAGGTCAATGTGCCCAAGCGGATGGTTTATACCGATCACACCCAAAAACTCTACATTGATCTTCAACCGGGTCTGCAAACCCTGAACGGGGAGCAAGCGGAGGGCTTTGTTCGCTTTCGTTACGATGAACTGGGGGACATTGGTCGTGCCCAGCGGCAGCAACTGCTGATCAAGGCACTACAAGAGAAACTGGCGAATCCCGTCATGCTGACCCAGTTGCCAAAACTCTACAGCGTTCTCCAAAAATATGTGGATACGGATTTAACCTTTGCCGAACTGATGGCGATCGCTCAATTTAGTCTGCGCATTCAACCAGACAATCTCCATTTGATCCTATTACCGGGGCACTTTAGTGGTGATGGCTATGGGACGAGCTACTGGCTTCCTGACTATGACCGCATTGATCGGGTGGTTGCTGAGCACTTTAGCGATCGCCCCTCGAAACTGGTTGACCAGAGGGGGAGTGAGACGGGTACGCTGCGCATTGCTCTGCAAAATGCCTCTGGTAGCAGTGGTGCCGCCCAAGACATGGCGGATTTTCTTGCCCGCCACGGCTATACCAATGTCCTCATCAGTGAGGATTGGTATCAGCAAACCAGCGAAACAGAGATCGTGGCCCAACAGGGGGATCTGGGAGCGGCGCAAGTGATTCGCTCTGTCCTTGGCATGGGGCGAGTGTCCGCTAACTCTACAGGTGTGCTGTCTTCCGATATTACCATTCGCATTGGTCGCGACTGGGCAGCCGTCTTGCACTAG
- a CDS encoding ATP-dependent Clp protease proteolytic subunit: protein MPLPITAAQAAYYGDAYYRTPPPDLPSLLLKERIVYLGMPLVPAVTELIIAELLYLQYDDPEKPIRIYINSTGTSRYDGEPVGFETEAFAICDTMRYIKPPVHTICIGQAMGMAAMLLSAGTKGCRASLPHATIVLHQTKSYAQGQATDIQIRAKEVLANKAMMVEILAQNTGQPPERITRDMDRLLYMTPQMAKEYGIIDRILEPEAVTKKLPATLT from the coding sequence ATGCCGTTGCCCATTACTGCTGCCCAAGCGGCTTACTATGGTGATGCCTACTATCGCACGCCCCCTCCCGATCTCCCTTCCCTGCTGTTGAAGGAGCGGATCGTCTACCTTGGCATGCCTTTGGTGCCAGCGGTTACGGAATTGATCATTGCGGAACTGCTCTATCTGCAATACGACGATCCTGAAAAACCCATCCGCATCTACATTAACTCGACGGGTACATCCCGCTACGATGGTGAACCCGTTGGCTTTGAAACGGAAGCCTTTGCCATCTGCGACACCATGCGCTACATTAAGCCCCCTGTGCATACCATCTGTATTGGCCAGGCCATGGGCATGGCAGCCATGCTGCTCTCAGCCGGCACCAAGGGATGTCGCGCCAGCTTACCCCACGCCACAATTGTCCTGCACCAAACCAAAAGCTATGCCCAAGGGCAGGCCACCGATATCCAAATTCGGGCCAAGGAAGTGCTGGCCAATAAGGCGATGATGGTGGAGATCTTGGCACAAAATACCGGTCAACCCCCGGAGCGCATCACCCGCGATATGGATCGGCTGCTCTATATGACCCCTCAAATGGCCAAGGAATACGGCATTATTGACCGCATTCTTGAACCCGAAGCGGTGACCAAGAAACTACCCGCAACTCTCACCTAG
- a CDS encoding prohibitin family protein, protein MNQRLSSRLTSAVAAIAIVLLVLLLNAVVIINPGQAGVLSILGKAQDTPLLEGIHWKPPFIASVDVYDVTVQKFEVPAESATKDLQDITASFAINFRLDPMAIVDVRRTQGTLENIVAKIIAPQTQEAFKIAAARRTAEEAITKRDELKQDFDHALEERLSKYHILVLDTSVVNLDFSEEFSKAVEDKQIAEQRAQRAVYIAQEAAQQAQAEINRAQGKAEAQRLLAETLKAPGGQLVLQKEAIEAWREGGAQVPQVIVINGQEGLPPFLLNWSSEQSVRERSPKSP, encoded by the coding sequence ATGAATCAACGCCTCAGTTCACGGCTCACCTCCGCAGTGGCGGCGATCGCCATTGTCTTGCTGGTTCTGCTTTTGAATGCAGTGGTGATTATCAATCCTGGCCAAGCAGGGGTGCTGAGTATCTTGGGAAAGGCTCAAGATACTCCCCTCCTTGAGGGGATTCACTGGAAACCTCCCTTTATTGCCAGCGTGGATGTCTATGACGTAACCGTACAGAAGTTTGAGGTGCCAGCGGAAAGCGCTACCAAGGATTTGCAGGACATTACCGCCAGTTTTGCCATTAACTTTCGCCTAGACCCTATGGCCATCGTGGATGTGCGCCGCACCCAAGGCACACTGGAAAATATTGTTGCCAAAATCATTGCCCCCCAAACCCAAGAGGCCTTCAAAATTGCTGCGGCGCGCCGCACGGCTGAGGAGGCCATTACCAAGCGAGACGAATTGAAGCAGGATTTTGATCACGCCCTAGAGGAACGCTTGTCTAAGTACCACATTCTCGTGCTCGATACCAGTGTTGTGAACCTTGACTTTTCGGAAGAATTTTCCAAGGCGGTGGAGGATAAGCAAATTGCGGAACAGCGGGCACAACGGGCGGTCTACATTGCCCAAGAGGCAGCTCAACAGGCGCAGGCGGAAATTAACCGTGCCCAAGGGAAAGCAGAAGCCCAACGCCTCCTTGCCGAAACCCTCAAAGCGCCGGGTGGTCAGTTAGTGCTGCAAAAGGAAGCGATCGAGGCATGGCGCGAAGGTGGTGCCCAAGTGCCCCAAGTGATTGTCATCAATGGCCAGGAAGGACTGCCCCCCTTTTTGCTGAACTGGAGCAGCGAGCAATCGGTAAGGGAGCGATCGCCCAAATCCCCCTAG